One window from the genome of Leptospiraceae bacterium encodes:
- the rpe gene encoding ribulose-phosphate 3-epimerase: MKYLAPSILSANFLNLEKDIREAIEGGADFIHIDVMDGHFVPNLSLGFPIIKQIHKRFSIPLDVHLMISNAELYIEEYIEAGASFLTLHYEAVKHLHRYVEKIKQLGAKAGVSINPHTPIYNLEEILPYVDMILIMSVNPGFGGQRFIPTSVEKARKLKELIHQMELNPPPLIEMDGGINLENIDVLLNYVDIFVIGSSIFHTPNIYETTKKFKEKILRRV; encoded by the coding sequence ATGAAATATTTAGCTCCTTCAATATTGTCGGCTAATTTTTTGAATTTAGAAAAAGACATACGAGAAGCAATAGAAGGAGGAGCGGATTTTATTCATATTGATGTAATGGATGGACATTTTGTGCCTAATCTCTCATTAGGCTTTCCTATTATAAAGCAAATACATAAAAGGTTCTCGATTCCGCTTGATGTTCATCTAATGATCTCCAATGCAGAGTTATACATAGAAGAATACATAGAAGCTGGAGCTTCTTTTTTAACTTTACATTACGAAGCAGTTAAGCATTTACATCGATATGTTGAGAAGATCAAGCAATTAGGTGCTAAAGCAGGGGTTTCTATAAATCCGCATACTCCAATCTACAACTTAGAGGAAATACTTCCTTATGTGGATATGATTTTAATCATGTCGGTAAATCCTGGTTTCGGAGGGCAAAGATTTATTCCAACTTCTGTTGAAAAAGCAAGAAAGCTAAAAGAGTTAATTCACCAAATGGAACTAAATCCACCACCACTAATAGAAATGGATGGTGGAATAAACTTAGAAAATATTGATGTGCTACTAAATTATGTTGACATTTTTGTTATTGGCTCATCTATCTTCCATACGCCAAATATATATGAAACTACAAAAAAGTTCAAAGAAAAAATATTGAGGAGAGTTTAG
- a CDS encoding HAD-IA family hydrolase has product MIEITWFLMKIAAVLFDLDGTLAETELAHLECFNYAFQEFQLPFQWSKELYSELLMVGGGLERIKYYLQHFQPHLQLSHEEIKKIHTVKTECYKSKINKPVPLRIGVLRVLKELVDNKIKIALVTTSSKESTDAFLAHSLPSFVNFDLVITGNDVENKKPHPELYLKSIQRLNVNPENAIVVEDSRMGLLSGVRANLRVLITPSIFTNNHAFHEAYSVISHLGEPDNPFQHLLNRPLPKNFVDLEVFEYILKN; this is encoded by the coding sequence ATGATTGAAATTACTTGGTTTCTCATGAAAATTGCAGCGGTGCTATTCGATCTTGATGGAACCCTCGCTGAGACAGAACTAGCTCACTTAGAATGTTTCAACTATGCCTTTCAAGAATTTCAACTACCCTTTCAATGGAGCAAAGAACTCTACTCGGAGCTCCTTATGGTAGGTGGTGGGCTAGAACGAATCAAATATTATCTTCAACACTTTCAACCTCATCTTCAACTTTCACACGAGGAAATAAAAAAAATTCATACAGTTAAAACTGAATGCTACAAAAGTAAAATTAATAAACCTGTTCCCTTGAGAATTGGTGTTCTCAGAGTTTTAAAAGAATTAGTTGATAATAAAATTAAAATTGCTCTTGTCACAACATCATCAAAAGAGTCAACCGATGCATTTTTAGCACATTCTCTACCTTCTTTTGTAAACTTTGATCTCGTTATCACAGGAAACGATGTTGAAAACAAAAAGCCACACCCTGAACTCTATTTAAAATCAATACAAAGACTCAACGTAAATCCCGAGAATGCGATAGTCGTTGAGGATAGTCGAATGGGATTACTTTCTGGTGTTAGAGCTAATCTCCGTGTTCTTATAACTCCGAGTATATTCACTAATAACCATGCATTCCACGAAGCTTATTCAGTCATTTCCCATTTAGGCGAACCAGATAATCCATTTCAACATCTACTAAATCGTCCCTTACCCAAAAACTTCGTTGATTTAGAAGTGTTTGAATATATTTTAAAAAACTAA
- a CDS encoding phosphoribulokinase: protein MSRKYPIIAVTGSSGAGTSTVRIAFEHIFRRLKIKAFIVEGDAFHKYNRYEFREKIKEAQLNKDCKPISHFGPEGNILDKLEELFKTFSETGRGKVRKYIHTREEGEAYGIEPGYFTPWEDIPEGTELLFYEGLHGGYVDDKVNIAQYVDLLIGVVPVVNLEWIQKIHRDVKDRGYTEEEVRQTILRRMHDYIYYITPQFSRTDINFQRVPIVDTSNPFIARDIPTPDESLVVIRFREPKKVNFPYLLQMLHNSFMSRPNTIVVPGGKMGMALEIIIQPRIEQLMEERKKVFEEEKELQTIKKI, encoded by the coding sequence ATGTCTAGAAAATACCCCATTATTGCTGTAACAGGTTCATCTGGTGCAGGAACATCCACTGTTCGAATAGCTTTTGAACATATATTTAGAAGATTAAAGATAAAGGCATTTATTGTTGAAGGAGATGCATTCCATAAATACAATCGATATGAATTTAGAGAAAAGATCAAGGAAGCTCAGTTAAACAAAGATTGCAAACCCATAAGCCATTTCGGTCCAGAAGGGAATATCTTAGACAAATTAGAAGAATTATTTAAAACATTTTCAGAAACGGGAAGAGGTAAAGTAAGAAAATACATACATACCAGAGAAGAAGGAGAAGCTTATGGAATAGAACCTGGCTATTTTACTCCCTGGGAAGATATACCTGAGGGAACGGAATTACTCTTTTATGAAGGTCTCCATGGAGGATATGTAGATGATAAAGTCAATATAGCTCAATACGTTGATTTACTAATTGGAGTTGTGCCAGTTGTGAATTTAGAATGGATACAAAAGATTCATCGTGATGTAAAAGATCGAGGTTATACCGAAGAAGAAGTTCGACAAACGATCTTGAGGAGAATGCATGATTATATATATTACATAACACCACAATTTTCAAGGACAGATATCAATTTTCAAAGGGTTCCTATAGTGGATACATCAAATCCTTTTATTGCAAGGGATATACCTACTCCTGATGAAAGTTTAGTGGTGATAAGATTTCGAGAACCGAAAAAAGTGAATTTTCCGTATTTATTGCAAATGCTCCACAATTCCTTTATGTCAAGACCAAACACTATAGTAGTTCCTGGTGGAAAAATGGGAATGGCGTTAGAAATCATCATCCAACCTCGAATTGAGCAGTTGATGGAGGAAAGAAAAAAGGTTTTCGAAGAAGAAAAAGAACTACAAACTATTAAAAAAATATAA
- the tkt gene encoding transketolase — MIATIEHSLLANAIRFLSIDAIEKAKSGHPGAPMGMADVAVVLWNEFLKHNPNNPNWWNRDRFILSNGHASMLLYSLLHLSGYDISIEELKNFRQLHSKTPGHPEYRHTPGVETTTGPLGQGFANAVGIALAEKLLAKQFNRRNFPIIDHYTFVFVGDGCLMEGISHEAASLAGKWQLNKLIVFYDSNGISIDGEVHHWFIDDTKKRFLSYNWNVIGTIDGHNRDEIRNAINKAIKQKSKPTLIICKTTIGFGSPNKAGKEVVHGAPLGSDEVQLTRENLNWKYEPFFIPKEIYDAFDAREKGQKWENEWKELFFRYKEKFPELAEELERRMNFELPKDFDEIEKELMKLNFPTKEATRKTSHVILNLIKPKMPELIGGSADLTHSNLTLWKNGKDIISTQFTGDYIHYGVREFGMFAIMNGIFLHGGFRPFGGTFLVFSDYGRNALRLSAMMELGIIYIFTHDSIGLGEDGPTHQPIEHISSLRLIPNTYVWRPFNYFETYVAWEFALKSIRSPTILVLSRQNIEMDHSMNDLDKIRKGGYVLKEENPYDVTLIATGSEVALSLLVADVLKQKNVKARVVSIPCLELFKKADKEYQNQVLGKKEKRFVIEAGVPNLWYELADIDKVFGIEKFGLSAPEQDLWKEFGFTKEKISEWILSKV; from the coding sequence ATGATAGCTACTATTGAACACAGCTTATTAGCAAATGCTATTCGTTTTTTAAGTATTGATGCCATAGAAAAAGCAAAGTCAGGTCATCCAGGAGCTCCAATGGGAATGGCTGATGTCGCAGTTGTGCTTTGGAATGAATTTTTAAAGCATAATCCCAATAATCCCAATTGGTGGAATCGAGATCGCTTCATTTTATCAAACGGTCATGCATCAATGCTTCTATATTCCCTTCTGCATTTGAGTGGTTATGACATTTCGATAGAAGAGTTAAAGAACTTTCGTCAACTTCATTCGAAAACTCCTGGGCACCCTGAATATCGTCACACGCCAGGAGTTGAGACAACAACTGGACCTTTGGGTCAAGGTTTTGCTAACGCAGTTGGGATTGCCTTAGCAGAGAAGCTATTAGCAAAACAATTCAATAGAAGAAATTTTCCCATTATTGATCATTATACTTTTGTATTCGTTGGAGATGGATGCTTGATGGAGGGAATTTCCCATGAAGCAGCTTCGTTGGCTGGCAAATGGCAATTGAATAAATTGATTGTATTTTATGATAGTAATGGAATATCGATTGATGGTGAGGTTCATCATTGGTTCATCGATGACACAAAAAAACGCTTCTTAAGTTATAATTGGAATGTGATTGGAACAATCGATGGACATAATAGAGATGAAATTCGAAATGCTATCAATAAAGCCATAAAGCAAAAATCAAAACCGACCCTTATCATATGTAAAACAACCATTGGGTTTGGTTCTCCTAACAAAGCTGGTAAAGAAGTAGTTCATGGAGCTCCGTTAGGTAGTGATGAGGTTCAACTTACAAGAGAAAATCTAAATTGGAAATATGAACCTTTTTTTATTCCCAAAGAAATCTATGATGCTTTCGATGCTCGAGAAAAAGGACAAAAATGGGAAAATGAATGGAAGGAATTATTCTTTCGATATAAAGAAAAATTTCCTGAATTGGCAGAAGAATTAGAACGTAGAATGAATTTTGAACTTCCAAAAGATTTCGATGAAATAGAAAAAGAACTTATGAAGTTAAACTTTCCCACAAAAGAAGCAACAAGAAAAACATCTCATGTTATCCTTAATCTAATCAAACCGAAAATGCCAGAATTGATAGGAGGTTCTGCAGATTTAACCCACTCAAACTTAACCTTATGGAAAAATGGAAAAGATATAATATCAACTCAATTTACAGGTGATTATATACACTATGGTGTTCGTGAGTTTGGTATGTTTGCCATTATGAATGGAATTTTTCTTCATGGTGGTTTTCGCCCTTTTGGAGGAACATTTCTGGTCTTCTCTGATTATGGGAGAAATGCCCTTCGTTTATCTGCTATGATGGAATTAGGGATTATTTATATTTTCACTCATGATAGTATTGGTTTAGGAGAAGATGGACCCACCCATCAGCCGATTGAACATATTTCTTCTTTGAGGTTGATTCCTAATACTTATGTATGGCGTCCTTTCAATTACTTTGAAACATATGTTGCTTGGGAATTTGCTTTAAAATCAATCAGATCACCAACCATCTTAGTGCTTTCTCGTCAAAATATCGAAATGGATCATTCAATGAATGATTTGGATAAAATACGAAAAGGAGGTTATGTCCTCAAAGAAGAAAATCCATATGATGTGACCTTGATTGCTACAGGTTCAGAAGTGGCTTTGTCATTACTAGTAGCTGATGTTCTAAAACAAAAGAATGTCAAAGCTCGAGTTGTATCAATTCCGTGTCTGGAATTATTTAAAAAAGCTGATAAGGAATATCAAAATCAAGTCTTAGGGAAGAAGGAAAAACGTTTTGTGATTGAGGCTGGTGTACCAAATTTGTGGTATGAATTAGCCGATATAGATAAAGTATTTGGAATCGAAAAGTTTGGTCTATCAGCTCCTGAACAAGATTTGTGGAAAGAATTTGGATTTACGAAAGAAAAAATATCAGAATGGATTTTAAGTAAAGTATAA
- a CDS encoding universal stress protein translates to MKRYIKKILVPIDGSQPSLKGLEMGLVIAENASAELTILEVIEEFGPLPGYYEAPPPNVNRVKWVADQRFEKIHPILEDTKVKWERRVEEGYAADTIIRIAEEGNYDLIVIGSRGMNFIGRFLLGSVSDRVVHHAPCSVLVVK, encoded by the coding sequence ATGAAGCGATACATAAAAAAAATCTTAGTTCCCATCGATGGTTCGCAGCCTTCTTTGAAAGGTTTAGAAATGGGGTTGGTGATTGCTGAAAATGCCTCAGCTGAGTTAACAATCTTAGAAGTGATTGAAGAATTTGGACCATTACCAGGATATTACGAAGCACCACCACCAAATGTAAATCGAGTAAAATGGGTTGCCGATCAAAGGTTTGAAAAAATCCATCCTATTTTAGAAGATACAAAAGTAAAATGGGAACGACGTGTAGAAGAGGGCTACGCAGCTGATACCATAATACGAATAGCAGAAGAAGGAAATTATGACTTGATTGTGATTGGTAGTCGAGGAATGAATTTCATAGGAAGATTTTTGTTGGGTTCTGTATCCGATAGGGTTGTTCACCATGCACCATGTAGCGTCCTTGTAGTAAAATAA
- the glpX gene encoding class II fructose-bisphosphatase produces MSQIERKKETPTRNIALELLRATESAALAASKWIGSGNKEAGDKAAVEAMRNIFQSIDINGTVVIGEGEKDQAPMLYINERLGTLTGPAFDIAVDPVEGTNLLATGRPNSISVIALSPSGTMMRAGPSFYMKKIVVPKPAADYVDIDAPVRYNLERVAKALNKKVSDLTVFVLDKPRHQDLIKEIREVGARVQLHSDGDIVGALLAAFPQTDVDILLGTGGTPEGIISAAAIKVLGARILGKFDPQKEDEKRRLIEEGYDMNKVYTEDDMIKSDDVYFVATGITNGSLLKGVKIIEHTAITHSIVMRGHTGTIRYIESHHDLERLNQISMINY; encoded by the coding sequence ATGAGCCAAATTGAACGTAAAAAAGAAACACCTACAAGAAATATAGCATTAGAATTACTTCGCGCAACAGAATCAGCAGCGTTAGCAGCATCCAAATGGATTGGAAGTGGTAACAAAGAAGCAGGCGATAAAGCCGCTGTGGAGGCTATGAGGAATATATTTCAGTCAATTGACATCAATGGAACGGTTGTTATAGGAGAAGGTGAAAAAGATCAAGCTCCAATGCTATACATTAACGAAAGATTAGGGACACTAACAGGACCAGCTTTCGATATAGCCGTTGATCCCGTTGAGGGCACTAATTTACTTGCAACAGGTCGTCCTAATTCAATTTCCGTTATTGCGCTTTCTCCATCAGGAACAATGATGAGAGCAGGACCTTCTTTTTATATGAAGAAGATTGTAGTTCCCAAACCAGCAGCTGATTATGTTGATATTGATGCACCGGTAAGATACAACTTAGAAAGAGTTGCTAAAGCTTTGAATAAAAAAGTATCAGATTTAACTGTTTTTGTATTAGATAAGCCGAGACATCAAGATTTAATAAAAGAAATTCGTGAAGTAGGAGCAAGAGTACAATTGCATTCAGATGGGGATATTGTGGGAGCATTGCTTGCAGCTTTTCCCCAAACAGATGTTGATATACTATTAGGGACAGGTGGAACACCAGAGGGGATTATCTCAGCTGCTGCTATTAAGGTATTGGGAGCAAGGATATTAGGAAAATTCGATCCACAAAAAGAAGATGAAAAAAGAAGGTTGATAGAGGAAGGTTATGATATGAACAAAGTTTATACGGAAGATGATATGATCAAATCCGATGATGTTTATTTTGTTGCAACAGGAATCACAAATGGTTCTTTATTAAAAGGAGTGAAAATCATTGAACATACAGCAATTACGCACTCGATAGTAATGAGGGGGCATACAGGAACTATACGTTACATAGAAAGTCACCACGATTTAGAAAGATTAAATCAAATAAGTATGATAAACTACTAA